From one Paramormyrops kingsleyae isolate MSU_618 chromosome 1, PKINGS_0.4, whole genome shotgun sequence genomic stretch:
- the LOC111836726 gene encoding uncharacterized protein: MLWRWTSILQRHGVSTLRIRRLIHDSVFKVHPSVSEALAENKPVVALESTIITHGMPYPHNLNTAKEVEAIVRAQGSTPATVGILNGRVHVGLSEEDLDFLSRGSGLLKVSRRDLAYAVSKGLSGGTTVSGTMIAAHRVGISVFVTGGIGGVHRNGESTMDISADLTELGRTPIAVVSAGVKSILDIGRTLEFLETHGVCVATFGRSRHFPAFFTPHSGFASPYNVANSQEAAELIDSASCLGLQSGLLVAVPIPKEHAAQGQEIEDAVQAAMKEASMKDIRGKDVTPFILQRVSELTQGRSLQANMALILNNAKVGSQIACALSDLRRRRRAPEIPPPQKERPPPPQPQSVVIGGVNVDFITKAKSEKLLLGQTNPGSVFQSFGGVGRNIADCLSRLGDAPLFISAVGTDSHSDAFLGYCKHMNTSAVAKLREQRTATYCVMITKTGELSMGLGDMDIHQQITTQYVSHFEEELSSAQLVVLDGNIPVSTVCYVCSVAKKHAVPVWFEPTDVDKAIKPFLSESWKALTYTSPNLMELCAMNQALGLLTPDVLPKTRDEVLHCAASLSRPLLEHLRCVVVTLGSLGVLLCGEHEEGGVRVQPGIRSALRKGRLCAVHYPAVSIPPEDIVNVSGAGDSLAAGLIVGILQGQDADICVRMGLLAARLSLSSPHPVAPSLCPDTVSPQGVRSVAWPTPTFLWMDHVGSQ, translated from the exons ATGTTGTGGAGGTGGACTTCAATTCTTCAAAGACACGGCGTCTCAACACTCCGCATCAGGCGTCTAATACACG ACAGTGTTTTCAAGGTGCACCCATCCGTATCCGAGGCTTTGGCAGAGAACAAGCCCGTGGTGGCGCTAGAGAGTACTATTATCACACATGGAATGCCCTATCCTCATAACTTGAA TACAGCCAAAGAAGTGGAGGCCATTGTGAGAGCCCAGGGGTCCACACCGGCCACCGTGGGCATCCTAAATGGTAGGGTCCATGTGGGGCTATCCGAGGAAGACCTTGACTTCCTCTCCCGTGGCAGCGGCCTCCTCAAAGTGTCCCGTCGAGACCTGGCCTACGCTGTGAGCAAG GGACTTTCGGGGGGGACAACCGTGTCGGGCACTATGATCGCAGCCCACCGAGTGGGCATCTCCGTCTTTGTGACTGGCGGCATAGGAGGTGTTCACCGGAATGGAGAGAGCA CAATGGACATCAGCGCTGACCTCACGGAGCTTGGCCGCACCCCCATTGCTGTGGTCTCGGCTGGGGTCAAGTCTATCCTGGATATTGGCCGCACCTTGGAATTCTTG GAGACCCACGGTGTCTGCGTGGCCACGTTCGGCCGGTCCAGGCACTTCCCAGCATTCTTCACCCCTCACAGTGGCTTTGCCTCCCCTTATAATGTGGCTAATTCCCAGGAAGCAGCAGAACTAATTG ACAGCGCATCCTGCCTGGGTCTGCAGAGTGGTCTGTTGGTGGCAGTACCCATCCCAAAGGAGCATGCTGCCCAAGGACAGGAAATTGAGGATGCTGTCCAGGCTGCTATGAAAGAGGCCAG CATGAAGGATATCAGGGGTAAAGACGTAACCCCCTTCATCCTGCAGCGAGTCAGTGAGCTGACCCAGGGGAGGTCCTTACAGGCCA ATATGGCTCTGATACTTAACAACGCTAAAGTGGGCAGTCAGATTGCCTGCGCTTTGTCAGATCTACGCAGGAGGAGAAGGGCTCCGGagatcccacccccccaaaaggAGAGGCCCCCGCCACCGCAGCCCCAGTCT GTCGTTATTGGTGGGGTGAACGTGGACTTCATCACCAAAGCGAAATCTGAGAAGCTACTG CTTGGCCAGACAAATCCGGGAAGTGTCTTCCAGTCTTTCGGTGGTGTGGGAAGAAACATAGCCG ACTGCCTGAGCCGACTGGGGGATGCCCCCCTCTTCATCTCGGCCGTCGGGACGGACTCTCACAGCGATGCCTTCCTGGGCTATTGCAAGCACAtg AATACAAGTGCGGTTGCTAAGTTACGGGAGCAGAGGACCGCAACCTATTGTGTAATGATCACCAAGACCGGCGAGCTGAGCATGGGATTGGGTGACATGGACATCCACCAGCAAATCACGACACAGTAT GTGTCCCACTTTGAAGAAGAGCTGTCCTCGGCCCAGCTAGTGGTTTTGGATGGCAACATTCCGGTGTCAACAGTCTGCTACGTTTGCTCCGTTGCTAAGAAGCATGCAGTACCAG tgtggttCGAGCCAACAGATGTGGACAAAGCCATCAAGCCGTTCCTGTCGGAGAGCTGGAAGGCCTTGACCTACACCTCCCCTAACCTGATGGAACTGTGTGCCATGAACCAGGCGCTGGGTCTTCTTACACCAGACG TCCTCCCAAAGACCCGGGATGAGGTGCTGCACTGCGCGGCGTCCCTCtctcgccccctgctggagcacCTGAGATGCGTGGTGGTGACGCTGGGCTCGCTGGGAGTGCTGCTTTGCGGGGAGCATGAGGAGGGAGGTGTACGAGTGCAGCCTGGGATTCGCTCTGCACTGCGG AAAGGCCGATTGTGTGCCGTCCACTACCCTGCCGTGAGCATCCCGCCTGAGGACATCGTGAACGTCTCCGGGGCTGGTGACAG CCTGGCAGCTGGGTTGATAGTAGGGATCCTCCAAGGGCAGGACGCCGACATCTGTGTGCGCATGGGGCTCCTGGCGGCCCGGCTCTCCCTGTCGTCGCCCCATCCCGTGGCCCCCTCTCTGTGCCCTGACACAGTCAGCCCGCAGGGGGTCCGCTCTGTGGCCTGGCCCACCCCCACCTTCCTATGGATGGACCATGTGGGCAGCCAATGA
- the LOC111836729 gene encoding toll-like receptor 2 type-2: MPAIIWTFASFLIITMKSFAEKEFELCVTHSYGKKDLSNHNLTEVPTGLSLNTQYLDLSHNKISRLESNALVGFPQLCFLKLNNNTIQYISPMAFLHSSRIKVLNISNNLLTTIPDLSLPHLRILDLSGNLYSSYKLGSCFARLTNLKFLMLGGPNIKEIKLGDFACLSNTSLKHLSLHSDLQQYESGALAQMQSLQEITLIMSFCQRFDMFKAIVMDLNQTETTTIRLNPFFPRYCQISSDPFEGFKGAQFLRSIIFVESWFNSSVMVKLLKNVFQSTLEELSFIDIVYYEDTPDGVQFYPTHNQTVHLRSLTFNGVQHLQYSYPKINISVTYLSQLAYLKFSGTGMNISPCNLISDIPSLMMLDLSNNLLSDDGFWWPACSYTKVFPALRQLWLSHNRFVYLSFISRKTHQMMVLESLDLSFNSIQLDGECSWPTHLMELSLSNNNLGNGVFSYLSPHFRRINLSKTGITAITQKDLSSFPNLTHLILSSNSIQVLPMNLHIPTLLSLHVDQNAITSISQEPILGLPRLQHLKAGKNPFSCSCESYWFVTSLSKSLLPDWPVDYTCSTPPSFAGASLEEYKPTKPSCLPWLQASIAVPVVLILVAAFSIAFYACDGTWYTKMLWVWIRVKRRGHKGAGRLQNASFRYHAFISYSQHDTMWVESQLVPRLENVGLSLCVHERDFVPGRWIVDNIISSIEDSYKTLFVLSQNFVQSEWCTYELFFAQHRAISIQDDSLVFILLEPIPANCLPKKFLKLRALLCKQTYLEWPKEERKQQVFWASLTAMLHGADKHLAIKKVATDIVDTLPLIADQ, encoded by the coding sequence ATGCCAGCCATTATTTGGACCTTCGCCAGTTTCCTCATTATAACCATGAAAAGCTTTGCTGAGAAAGAATTTGAGCTCTGTGTTACTCACAGCTATGGCAAAAAAGACCTATCCAACCACAATCTCACTGAAGTTCCAACCGGATTATCCCTAAATACCCAGTACCTGGATCTGTCCCACAACAAAATCTCGAGACTAGAGAGCAATGCTCTGGTGGGTTTTCCTCAACTCTGTTTTCTGAAACTGAACAATAACACGATTCAGTACATCTCCCCCATGGCCTTCTTGCACAGCAGTAGAATAAAGGTGCTTAACATCTCAAATAACCTTCTGACAACCATCCCAGACCTCTCACTGCCTCATCTCCGGATTCTGGACTTGTCAGGCAACCTGTATTCCAGCTACAAGCTTGGAAGCTGCTTCGCAAGACTTACAAACCTAAAGTTCCTCATGCTTGGGGGGCCAAACAtcaaagaaataaaattagGGGACTTTGCATGCTTGAGCAATACGTCATTAAAACATCTCAGTCTTCACTCTGATCTACAACAATACGAATCAGGTGCTCTTGCACAAATGCAAAGCTTGCAAGAAATAACCCTCATCATGTCCTTCTGCCAGCGTTTTGACATGTTTAAGGCCATTGTGATGGATTTAAACCAAACAGAAACTACCACTATAAGGCTAAATCCGTTCTTTCCTAGGTACTGTCAGATTTCCAGTGATCCTTTTGAAGGCTTTAAAGGAGCTCAGTTCCTCCGCAGCATAATATTTGTGGAAAGCTGGTTTAATAGTTCTGTTATGGTaaagcttttgaaaaatgtattcCAGTCTACTCTTGAAGAACTGTCATTTATTGACATTGTGTACTACGAAGACACTCCTGATGGAGTTCAATTCTACCCAACGCATAACCAAACAGTTCACCTGAGATCGCTTACATTCAATGGGGTGCAGCACCTCCAGTACAGTTACCCAAAAATCAACATTAGCGTCACCTATTTATCCCAGTTGGCCTATCTGAAGTTCTCTGGCACTGGAATGAATATTTCCCCTTGCAACTTAATTTCTGACATACCATCACTAATGATGTTGGATTTATCCAATAATCTGCTTTCAGATGATGGGTTCTGGTGGCCTGCTTGTTCTTACACTAAAGTCTTTCCGGCACTGAGACAGCTGTGGCTGAGCCACAATAGGTTTGTCTACCTGTCATTCATCTCTAGAAAGACCCACCAGATGATGGTCCTCGAATCGTTGGATTTGAGCTTTAATTCCATTCAGCTGGATGGGGAGTGTTCCTGGCCTACGCACCTGATGGAGCTGAGCCTCAGTAACAACAATCTTGGTAACGGCGTGTTCAGCTACCTGTCACCCCACTTCAGAAGAATCAATTTGTCAAAGACGGGCATAACTGCTATCACCCAAAAAGACCTCTCATCCTTCCCGAATCTAACTCATCTCATTTTGAGCTCCAACAGTATACAAGTGCTTCCAATGAATCTACACATCCCAACTCTGCTCAGTCTGCACGTGGATCAGAATGCAATCACTTCCATCAGCCAGGAACCAATACTGGGCTTGCCCAGGCTGCAGCATCTTAAGGCAGGCAAAAACCCATTCAGTTGTAGCTGTGAGTCATACTGGTTCGTCACCTCACTTAGTAAATCTCTTCTCCCCGATTGGCCTGTGGATTATACCTGCAGTACTCCTCCATCCTTTGCTGGGGCGTCTCTGGAGGAGTACAAGCCCACTAAACCTTCTTGCTTACCATGGCTCCAAGCAAGTATTGCGGTTCCAGTGGTCCTTATCCTTGTAGCGGCTTTCAGCATCGCCTTCTACGCCTGCGATGGAACCTGGTACACTAAAATGTTGTGGGTGTGGATCCGGGTGAAGAGGAGGGGTCACAAGGGGGCGGGGCGGCTGCAGAACGCATCATTCAGGTACCACGCCTTCATCTCATATAGCCAGCATGACACAATGTGGGTGGAGAGCCAGCTGGTGCCCAGGCTGGAGAACGTCGGCCTGTCCCTCTGTGTCCATGAACGGGATTTTGTACCAGGCAGGTGGATTGTGGACAACATCATCAGCAGCATAGAGGACAGCTACAAGACACTCTTTGTGCTCTCACAaaattttgtccaaagcgagTGGTGCACCTACGAGCTCTTTTTCGCCCAACACCGGGCCATCAGCATCCAGGACGATTCATTGGTCTTTATTTTACTAGAGCCAATCCCCGCCAACTGCCTCCCTAAAAAATTCCTGAAGCTGAGGGCACTGCTCTGCAAGCAGACCTACCTGGAGTGGCCCAAGGAGGAACGCAAGCAGCAGGTCTTCTGGGCCAGTTTGACGGCAATGCTTCACGGAGCAGATAAACACCTGGCCATCAAGAAAGTGGCAACAGACATTGTGGACACCTTACCACTTATTGCAGATCAGTGA